Proteins encoded in a region of the Antedon mediterranea chromosome 2, ecAntMedi1.1, whole genome shotgun sequence genome:
- the LOC140039512 gene encoding uncharacterized protein: MNSAGATPAISRSSRPSPALGLYPLPFMFPPNSKTPCPHTASKPLPENVPGTGFSPIRPVPTCNLVRPCFNPNINSHVFPTMVPGPHIPPLRPLSHQDGPRGTAPNLGPHHLAQLWARNALNLRSGTHEEKNNAENTRSSRSEAKRTTTTRKRHLSTESNNSDEDPEDALERRKQANARERERVSNLNSGFENLRQVLPWMNHNRRVSKVDTLRAAIAYIGHLQQTLWDAEWATHLQTYSQASVGFSHNAFRSPAMEPFPFQSMHPYSFIRPRHLPSFGPTAPMPTLSTEISAPVHP; encoded by the exons ATGAATTCAGCTGGGGCCACTCCGGCCATATCTCGTTCAAGCCGACCATCTCCAGCCTTAGGACTTTACCCACTACCATTTATGTTTCCACCAAATTCTAAAACACCGTGTCCCCACACGGCATCTAAACCCCTACCCGAAAATGTACCAGGAACAGGTTTTTCACCAATAAGGCCAGTACCAACATGTAACCTTGTTCGACCATGTTTTAACCCAAATATAAACTCTCATGTATTTCCGACTATGGTACCCGGCCCTCATATACCACCACTAAGGCCACTTTCACATCAAGATGGGCCTAGGGGTACGGCTCCAAACCTAGGCCCTCATCACCTTGCTCAACTATGGGCTAGAAATGCTTTAAATCTCCGTTCTGGAACTCATGAAGAAAAGAACAATGCTGAAAATACACGATCGTCTCGTTCTGAAGCTAAGCGTACGACAACAACGAGAAAAAGGCATTTGAGTACGGAGAGCAACAACTCGGACGAGGACCCGGAGGATGCATTGGAACGAAGAAAACAGGCAAACGCTAGAGAAAGGGAGAGAGTTAGTAATCTTAATTCTGGTTTTGAAAACTTACGTCAAGTTTTACCCTGGATGAACCACAATCGAAGGGTAAGCAAAGTGGACACTCTAAGGGCAGCTATTGCTTATATTGGACATTTACAACAAACATTATGGGACGCCGAGTGGGCTACGCATTTACAAACGTATTCACAGGCATCTGTAGGCTTTAGTCATAATG CTTTCCGAAGTCCAGCAATGGAACCTTTTCCATTCCAGTCAATGCATCCGTACAGTTTTATACGGCCTAGGCATTTGCCTTCATTTGGACCAACGGCTCCTATGCCAACCCTATCCACAGAAATATCAGCACCA